Below is a genomic region from Primulina eburnea isolate SZY01 chromosome 9, ASM2296580v1, whole genome shotgun sequence.
tttccatGTATTcatatgataatattttattgtataattatgatatgtgttataatCAATAGACCGGTGGAAGAGAAATgtaaaatcttttatttttcatgtactcatatgataatattttattgtataattatgatatgcgtTATATTTTTCCAtaaattatatatgtattgttaGTAATTTTATTcattacatattttttttaaagttcaaatgtggaaaatgctatgaacaAAGCTGAATAAGGAACTAATCTCATACAAGTTTGCATATCTGATAGTAGTACAGCGCACACTATTCTCTGAGATAAAAAATACtttttggaactaaaaccaacaaaaacattattgaatacaatatcaggtcatgTAAACTTGATTAAAGGTTGTGGTAAAGCACATTTTTTGTCACCTAATGatacaaaaaatttaataaatgatGTTTGTAttaccacaatcgaaaagaaatttgttatGTTTTAATGACATATATTCTCATTGGTATGAAACTCAGAcaataaatgaaaaaataagaaatatatgtgtcttaccacatataaatcaggaaaaaaatatgTAATTGAAAAACTGTCAATGATcactactggattgcattatacacatataagtccaatTAAATCAaccatggtagttgataattcttcaatattaattaattgacatgatcAATTAGGACATCCTCGTTCAACAATAATGCAAAGAATTATAGAAATACACATGATCATCCGCTGAAAGATCAGAAgatctctcaaaataataagtttcgaGTAAAAAATGTTCTCTtgaaaaacttattataagatcATCGCCAGCTAAAATCCGATCATCCATGTTTCTTGAAAGTATTTAGCGTGATATTTGTAGGTCAattcatccaccatgtggactatttagatattttatggtattgattgatacttCCAGCAGATGGttacatgtatgtttattatcaACTCGAAATGTGACATTTGCAagatacttgctcaaataataaaattgtggAATCAATTTTTCGATTATGCAATCAATAAATTAGATTTGATGGTGCTTGTGAGTTTACTTctcagactttcaatgattattgtatgtcagTGAAAATCACTGTTGAGAATCATGTTGCGCATGTACATATATAAAATGGATTAGCTGAATCAATGATTAAATGTCTACAATTGATTGTTAGATAactgattatgaaaacaaaactccGTGTTTCTATATGGacacatgcaattttacatgttgCTGCATTAACTCGCATCACACCAAGCAGGGGCGGAGCCAGGATACAAAATTACCTGGGGCTGGCTCCGTCCCATAtagtatttaataaaataaataattaaataaaaaatatgtaaacaatgTCTTCAAGAAAACATAGAACAAgagtatttaatatttaatacctTAAAAAACATGAAGCTAAAACACTACTGAAGTTGTGCTCTTCGATTCTTCTTAGAataaaactcattaattattaaatcgttatcaattttttcaaccaaatctcgtTCGATGTAGATTACCAAGAATCTCCAAAAAACTCTGCTTCCATTTTGTTACGAAGAGCTGTTTTAACAAGTTTCATTGCTGAAAATGCTCGTTCCGTTGTTGATGTAGAAACGGGGAGAGTTAAAACAAGACGAATCAAcctataaattaaataaatatatcagaATTGATAAATAAGTAACGACgtagataaaaatatataaatcaccTGTCAATCAAATCGTAGGTTCCATAAATTCACATTGATATTTTCTATAGCATCTAAACATCcaagtaataaataataaaaattaaaaatcgacaatccccaaaataaaatctgaAAATTCGAAATAATGCTCAAATAAATTCCAAAAAATTGTAAATACCATCAATCGGCTCAAATATAGTACTTACAAtcaacaatttaatatatatcaatTATCGAAATTCAAGAAAACCAAAATACCCAAATTTCGAAACACTAAAATCTGAAATTACCTTTAAATTTGAAATCTAACTAAGAACAACAAGAACGAACCGTAGAAAGTCTAACACTAAGATTTCTTCATGATTTTCGGTGAAAACGGCAACCGATGGGCGACGGCTGATTTCAAGACGACGAAGAAACTTCGAAATTTTGGTATTAAAAGAAAGCTTATGCCGTGGGTTTTCCGAATCTACaatcaattttgaaaaatagcGATCGATGGTGAAGTTACGGCAATTTGAAATAATGAAAATTGTGATAGTTTGAGAGAAAATAATAAAGATGGACAAGtgaaaaaaagataaaatataGATTGAGTTTTGGGGctaatcaataaaatttttaaaataaaacatatacatatatatatatatatatattaaaaaattaggtggggctatcaataaaatttttaaaataaaacatatatatataatttttttaaaaaaattaggtgGGGCTGGAGCCCAACCCAGCCCCACCATAGCTCCGCCCCTGacaccaagtgcatatcataaacaCTCTCCGTTTAGAGATGTCAATGGGGCGGGTTTGGCTAAACCCAAGACCCTCCCCATGAAAAAAACTTTGTCCCATTACCCGCCCCACCCCAGTTAAATATTTTTTGGATCCACCCCACCTCGAATACGAAACGGGGCTGGGTAGACCCGTGAGAccctaaattttttaaaataaaaaagtaatatttcttCTCACATGAATAAATTATGAAACAGACAAGCCTCTAAATACAATATTGTGGAAAATTAATTCATGTTTTTtaccacacttaataataacaaacaaagtattttcacgacataaaaaattatataaaaaaagagTTATTAGCcttccaaaaaaatcttgacATCCCCAAAAAGAAGTCATAACATaattaaacatatcaatatTAAATCAGTGAGTAGGCAATATTTAAGTCTACTAAGATGAGGACCAATTATTCTTCCACTATTGCTAAAAACATATTCAAATGCAACAATTGACATAAGAATAGCTAAGATCGTTATGGTTGAGGTGATctactaaaaaaatgaaaattaataaaactaaaaccctaaaatatttatatctacATATATGGGGCGGGTATTATAGAACCCATGACCCGCCCCATATCCAGACGGGTCTGAAAAATTGGACCCGAGACCCACCTCATGACCCATTTAGTATGTCCAAACCAACCCTATACACGCGGGTCCATTGCCGGTCTGGGTAAAACCCGGACCCATTGACATCCCTATCTCCGTTGTATATTGcctttggtaaagaaccagttTTTTCTCATATTTGGTAAATGTACATATTGCACCGCCTCAAAGAACAAAAATGGGACCTTAAAGAAatattggaatttatatcggttatgatagtccatcaatcatatGATATCTTGAGTCTCAGACAAACGACGTGTTTACACACGTTTCGATGAttatcattttaatgaggaaatttTCTCAATGTCATGAGGAGAAAAAAAACATATCGAAAatgaaattacatggtatacaTCATCATtattacatctggatccaagataATTGGTTATATTGATGCTGggtacttatctgatccacataaGACACGTTCCCAAatcggatatgtatttactcgtggaagCACtacaatttcttggcgttcacataAACAAACACTCGTACAACTACATCAAATCACGCCGAGATTATCgtactacatgaagcaagccgtgaatgtgtgtgaCTAAAAGCAATGACCCaatatatccaaatctcatgcggattatcattcgacaagAAGATTGTGACACTGTATGAAGATAATGATGCATGTGGTACTCAAATGAAACaatgatacataaaaagcgacaaaACTAAACATATTTCCcctaagagttgtaaatattgaaaattaatatGTGATTATATATACaatgatgtatttatttttgaattattttcaaAGAAATTCTACCAATAAATCTCTCAATTTGTGGAAAAAAAACACAATCGAGTggaaaaaattttataaaatatatattttaatataatttataagtttaagatttttactttttatcgtaaatttttacttttctaAGTTTTTAAATATCCGTTATTCTTAGTTTCTATTGCCATTAACACGTTTTACAGAAACATGTATGTTCTTCAAATGCTAGATTTATTATATTGCACACAATAGattattatattttcaaaacaacaaaaacaaattatGTCTTAAAGGGTAAACGTTCATATACAAATACAAATCTCTCCTTTCAAAAATAGAACAGGCAGGTGTCAATTTGGAGCGTGTGGAGGaaaatttcaatttattttgtctTCTATCTCTCAGATTTACATTAATTTAGAATTTGTCCGAATTGAAAAGACTACTGATtgacatatttttattataaatttctTAATCcaaatatgttatattttattctttaaaaAAGTCGAACAAGAAACAGTTAAAAAAGATCAATCAAAACAACTTTCTACCTTTAGCAACATTGTAAAAATGATTCTTGATAACAAACAGCAAGAGACACTAGAAAACACATACGTATCAAGTAATAGAAATTGATTTGTACTGCTGAACTGTAGCTGTAATGGCTTCTTCAACTGGTAGCCTCTCCAAACTTGATGCACCATAGAATCCATGTACTCCATTTGTTCTCTTCAATACATATTCTGCTTCTTTGGGACCAGATATCGGACCTATCATTACAATAACATGATTATACCTCAGGAATTTTGAAGTCAAGATGTTGAAAAACGATGCAACAGTTATCCATTTGCCGTTGTACTGAAAGATTTACTTCATAATAAGTTTGCAatataaatcttttaaattataATCATTGGGTTTCTATTGTTATGGTGCATATGCAGTCGCCCATGATAATGAGTGGAAAAGATTTTTACCTCCATGGCAAAGAACAATAGCAGAAGGGTTGATCTGATGAGCAGAGTCAGCTATTGCTTGCACTAGAAGTACACACTCCTCGATTGAGACAGCTGTTTTTGCACCGATATGACCAGATGTTGTGAGTCCCATGTGAGCCACTACTATGTCAGCACCAGCTTTTGCCATAGAAATGGCTTCATCTTGGTTGAAAGCATATGGGGTAGTTAACAGTCCCATTTCGTGAGCTTTTGCAATCATCTCAACCTCCAAACTGagaatgagagatgatgagAGAACATTCAATTAGTTCAattagatgatgatgatgatgaaaaaaaaatttgtcgCTAAGTTGATAAGATACCTATATCCCATTCCAGTCTCTTCTAAATTTTGTCTAAAATTACCATCAAATAGTCCCACAGTTGGAAAGTTCTGTACCCCTGGGAAACCAATGGATTCCAATTGCTTCAGGAAGAAATCCATCCTCCGAAATGGGTCGGTTGCGCAGACTCCAGCCAGAACGGGTACTTCTTTCACCACCTAAATATGCAAATATTGAAAAAAAGGACCAGTCAACGACTATCCGGTTTCAACAAGAAATTTAGGTATCCATTTATCAAGATTTTAAAAAGATCAATGATGTCCAAAATAACTCGTATTTCTGCAAGTGAAACACTAACAGGCAACACTTCATTCGCCATGTCAAGTACTATTGCATTTGCATCAGCAAATGGCAAAAGACCAGCTAAGGACCCCCTTCCAGCCATCCTAAAGCGCCCTGAATTGTAGAGAACAATCAGATCCACTCCACCAACTTCTTCAAATTTAGCAGATATGCCTGTCCCTGCACCAGCACCAATGATGGGTTTTCCCGCACTTATTTGAGCTTTCAATCTTTGCAGTATAGCCTGTGTCCTTTGTATCGTTTCTGCTTGAAAGAAAAAAATCAGCATATTTGAAGTATAACTGGTAACAAGCCTATAACTGGTAACAAGCCATGGCAATAAAACTATGAATTATTGATTTACTCTTGCATTTAGCAGAGAAATTTAAATCATTTGACACTGATACCACGCATTACATCTATATTAGATGTACAAATTAAAAATGTTTATTACTGGAACAAACTACTCAAAGCAGAAATATAAATAACAGTTAAAAATGTGAGGTGGGACAAGTGAAGGGGGGTGACCTGGTTTGGCATTGGGAAAGCTGCTAAGACTGTGGGATATTGATATAATGCTCCGGGaacttatctcagcaccagaaGTTTTATCTTGAGTGCCTTTTAAAGGTTCATCAATTGCTTGACTACTGACACCCTTAAAATTTGTACAAATCTCCAAGAATGAATCCACTAGCGCATTTGAGAACTCCAAATCATTTATATGATATGGAAAAACTTTAACCTATATACAGAAAATTAAACCCCCAAGAAGATAAAcatagatgatgaaaaatgGTATATTGATGATAGGAGGCCAATCAAATAGAGAACGTTATAAACCATAAATAGTCAGTGTGATAAACGGAGATGAGACCTGGCGATCTTCATTTGTTTCAATTATCCTCTGCATTTCATGTATAAGAGCACCAGTAGCCTCTGGATCATAGAACGCCTTGTCTGGTGCATCTAAGGCAGAAACTCCCATCTTTGGCAAGCAGACACGAACCTTTGATGATGAATTGTTTAACTTCTTTGCTATGAACGCTGCAaatttcatattctcatcaatTGTAGTTCGGACTAGTGTAACCTGAAATAAAGAAGAAAACATCTGATAAATCCCTTTGGGCTATCTGAATTCTTTGGCAAGTAATCATCTCTTATTTACCAAATAAAAGGTCCAGAAAATTGTATCCTTTGTACTGCAGTGTACTGATAAAAGTTGTAGCAAACTATCACCTGTTCATTGTGTTCGTAAATCTTTCTCtgttgaaaatttgaaggtaCGGTGTCTCTGGGTCCAAAGTTCACCATATCTAATGCACCAACACTTAGAACCAAGGGTATCTTCTTATCTAATATGGCATCGAAACGTGAACTGTCGCATGCCATGTTTCCTCCTACAATGTAATCAGCTACCTCGGTTGTGGTGATATCCAAAACACCCTAGAAGACATGGATAAAATTAGAACGAATACCAGTGATTCATTATCAACAGGATAAACATTACAAAAGTTTCAAAAAAGTAGCTGCAAATAAAGTAGCTCGTAGAACAGACAAAAGTGGATGCCGCGTAATTTAAACATTTTGCCTTACTTTTGCGGAAGATGCATAAAATTCCCACCAACTGGCTTGAAGTGGACAAaggataataaaataatagtaatgGAAGTGTCTCCATCCACAAATCTGATGGATCTTTTAGCAAAACTTTCCATGTTGTTCCccgtatttaaaaattttaaattaacacCACAAGAATGCAAGTCAATATGGCGAGACATCCAAATTCCAACGGGAAAAAATTAGCTGCGTGCCTGTATAAGTCCGGCTTTGACAAGATCTTCCATAGCCCTTCCTCCTATACCAGTGGCGTGGAAAACTAAGGGATTCGAATCCTTCTTGAGCTAATCTATCTTTGACAGCATTGACACAAGGAGTTGTAACCCCGAACATCGTTATACCCAATGTAGGCTTCTCATTATCAGTGGCTGATTCTTTGGAAATTTTTAGCCGTCCCATCACCATTCCAGCAAAAGCGGCGGCGGCATTAGATAACACCGATCTACTCACACTATTAATGCCACAAACATCCACCACTGATGGAAATAACACCAAATCCGATGTTCCAACATATGGTTCGGTATTTCCACTGGCCACAGTTGATACAATCACCTTTGGGATTCCAATGGGAAGGGACCGAAAACCAGAGGAAATTAAAGATGTCCCTCCACTGCCACCAAGCCCGATAACTCCAGCAAGAATGTCATCACTTTGAATTTTGCTGAGGAAAGCCTTGAGAGCTTTGTTCATGATAGCAATAGCTTTGCCTCTATCATCTGGGAGCAGGGTACTGGACTTTTCCCCTTCTGCCGCAGAGCAGGAGAGGACATCATTTCTCGACACAAACTTGAAATCCCCACAGGTTTTAACATCTTTTGAACTGGTGGACACATCAACTACAGCCACCGACACCTGAACACATCAACCCGAACCCAGATACGAATCAGCATTCATAATACTGAAATTGATACGTCGGTCTAAACATTACATTAGCACGGTATTGAATTGTGATACCGATTACTCGGTAAACATTTCGAAATCCAGTAATTTGCACACGAATTTACAAGAAAAAGGAAAATCTGGTTTTGCTCAGATGATAAATTCAACACTTTCCAGTGACTCAATCATGAGAACCCAATAACTAAAATACGAAAAAAAGTTcccaaaacaaaaataaaagcaaGTTAACACCTTGAAGTTAGAATCAGTGGTAAACAATTGGAGATTAGATCGAACGGACTGAGAGAGGAATTGTAGTTCTTCTAGCTTTGTGTCGGCGGTTCCAATGCACAACACCTCCATCACCCCAAACTATGATTCCGATCCGGCAAGCTTCGAAGAACAAGGGGCAATAACAATCTTGATAAAAATTTGCTTGAAGTGTAATGGGTAAAAGGGTAGGGTGGTTACAGTGAGTTCGGTAGAGATGGCGAGCTTTCACCATATATgtacataaataaaatatacgtGTTATGTGTATAGATATCATCCACCTCGAGAAAGTTGTATGCTTTGTTTTGAAGATAATGaaaatgaatttatttcaaCAGATATATCCTTAGACTCCgccatatatatacataaataaaaTGTATGTGTTCCGTGTTACCTGGCTAGGTCGTTAGGTCTATGTTTATGTTCtcacgttcaagtttcaaatttatacgctctattttaaagatataagtaattttattatgtattatttgttatactcaatttatatatgttgagtctttaaactcactagacttgatcgatgcaggtgaggatgtgaTATTAATCCACCTAACTCCacctcaaaagctagctcatgAGAGGAGGATCGAGACTTCATATATATTTTGCCCAATACAACTCTtgctaaccgatgtgggacacatCATTCCCGACCTCTTTAGACTGCACGTCCTCGTGCCAACTCCTTCGTTAACCCGCACTCCAAGGTACTTCCAGGAATTCCCGACCCCTTTAGACTGTACGTCCTCGTGCCAACTCTTTCGTTAAGCCGTACTACAGGGCACTTAGAGGCATTCCCGACCCCTTTAGACTGTACGTCCTCGTGCCAACTCCTTCGTTAACCCGCACTCCGAGGCACTTCCAGGAACATGCACCCACACGACCAGTCAAGagtatggctctgataccaaatgatgcgaTTCTTCGACCCACGAAAAGCAAACGCGCTCAAAATGGAGTCACgccctcgattcgataaaataaagaaacggatgtgttgtcccgatctttttgaCACAAGTAAGGTGTAATATTTACCTCTAAATTACGaaaaatttagcaacaaatattaacgaagGATAAACAATTGAAATTCaagcgaaccttcaaagaactcgtctttgacaatccgagcgaaaaacaatcgacaaacgccgcAAAGtgttaaactttgataagtttgatttgagaaacacaCGAAGTGTATACAAAGCcgagctttgaaaagttgagagaatacTCAATCAATATGATTAAAATCAGAATAATAATCAAAAGTTGTTTACAATGAATAAATTTCGTCCATATATTATGTACAAAATCTGAAAGATTGcaaaatctagtttcctaataATCTTGGACTCTAAATTAAGGAAATGAATATTTTCCTCGCAGCAgggcgcgctcgggcgcgagattcTACCGCTCGGACGCGTTGCCTTCTGGActgttcgcgctcgggcggtaatgttTTACCGCTCGCGCACGAAGCGTTCTGCCTTCATGCTCATTTAACACTTCCACAATGATTTTATGGCCTCCAAACTCATTCCCATGTATCACGAACTCTTCAAGACATGAAATCTTGTTTGCAAGCTCTCCTCGATCGCTCATGCGTCCATGCAATTCATCCTTGAACATCCTCCCAATCCGTTGAACGTCATACCCGGCCAGATTCATATTAGAATGAATTTGAGGATACGAGAGGTGATTATCAGTAAGTTGGCTAGGATTGAGTGGGAgactaaacccgaggaccgcccatgtttttaaGTTTTTATGCAAAGCTTCAACTACTCTGATTTCACGTTTTGATTACAATGTTTAAACAAGTCTTATTCTTTAGTAAACTTTACTGGTGATCTCGTTCATTACACATACTTTGGATGAATAATTGATGTTTGACCGAAAATTGAaagttcatttgtattttaaaaa
It encodes:
- the LOC140841800 gene encoding LOW QUALITY PROTEIN: toMV susceptible protein tm-1(GCR26)-like (The sequence of the model RefSeq protein was modified relative to this genomic sequence to represent the inferred CDS: deleted 1 base in 1 codon), coding for MEVLCIGTADTKLEELQFLSQSVRSNLQLFTTDSNFKVSVAVVDVSTSSKDVKTCGDFKFVSRNDVLSCSAAEGEKSSTLLPDDRGKAIAIMNKALKAFLSKIQSDDILAGVIGLGGSGGTSLISSGFRSLPIGIPKVIVSTVASGNTEPYVGTSDLVLFPSVVDVCGINSVSRSVLSNAAAAFAGMVMGRLKISKESATDNEKPTLGITMFGVTTPCVNAVKDRLAQEGFESLVFHATGIGGRAMEDLVKAGLIQGVLDITTTEVADYIVGGNMACDSSRFDAILDKKIPLVLSVGALDMVNFGPRDTVPSNFQQRKIYEHNEQVTLVRTTIDENMKFAAFIAKKLNNSSSKVRVCLPKMGVSALDAPDKAFYDPEATGALIHEMQRIIETNEDRQVKVFPYHINDLEFSNALVDSFLEICTNFKGVSSQAIDEPLKGTQDKTSGAEISSRSIISISHSLSSFPNAKPETIQRTQAILQRLKAQISAGKPIIGAGAGTGISAKFEEVGGVDLIVLYNSGRFRMAGRGSLAGLLPFADANAIVLDMANEVLPVVKEVPVLAGVCATDPFRRMDFFLKQLESIGFPGVQNFPTVGLFDGNFRQNLEETGMGYSLEVEMIAKAHEMGLLTTPYAFNQDEAISMAKAGADIVVAHMGLTTSGHIGAKTAVSIEECVLLVQAIADSAHQINPSAIVLCHGGPISGPKEAEYVLKRTNGVHGFYGASSLERLPVEEAITATVQQYKSISIT